The Patescibacteria group bacterium genome has a segment encoding these proteins:
- a CDS encoding DUF5652 family protein: protein MELFIANNPWILIIFMLWVLPWKGISLWKSARLGHKWWFIVLLIVNTAAILDIIYIFGIARKAEKKQGFNQ from the coding sequence ATGGAATTATTTATAGCAAACAATCCATGGATATTGATTATCTTCATGCTTTGGGTCTTGCCGTGGAAAGGAATCTCCCTTTGGAAATCGGCTCGCCTTGGGCATAAATGGTGGTTTATTGTTCTTCTTATAGTGAACACTGCCGCGATATTGGATATAATCTACATATTCGGCATTGCGAGAAAAGCCGAGAAGAA